From one Cardiocondyla obscurior isolate alpha-2009 linkage group LG06, Cobs3.1, whole genome shotgun sequence genomic stretch:
- the Ptpmeg2 gene encoding tyrosine-protein phosphatase non-receptor type 9 isoform X1: MAATLTVEQEQATKEFIEAVNRCRAGRRAGPVSWSTAVKFLAARKFEVQRALALYEQHEATRRREGLAVLYPTQEPLLSELYTGKFTVLPSRDATGAAIAIFTAHLHLPQNTTHQTTLQGVVYQLDAALESAETQKHGLVFIYDMSDSKYQNFDYDLSQKILTLLKGGYPAKLKKVLIVTAPLWFKAPFKILRLFVREKLRDRVFTVSIPQLTLHIPRESLPHRLGGTLEVQHEAWLLHCLKSMTNRGGGELCEVTPRVGTPVSPTANDNAVHQNPNGTTTHSSSTSPIIDKSKQVKNGVSNIGDIEITTANADAWIGTDEAPSPVQPPSSASSGFSDDDSLHGDPGLQAVTMEQFIADIHSRGRAGLIAEYAEIRQRPPDGSFNNAKLRSNQSKNRYTDVLCYDHSRVCLSQIDGDATSDYINANFVDGYKQKNAFISTQGPLPKTCGDFWRMIWEQQTLVIVMTTRVVERGRTKCAQYWGPEPGDEVQAGGFTVTTLEVDTNPDYTISMLLLTNNKTDETREVCHMLYTVWPDYGVPQSAKALLQFLSLVRQQQSKLLASRGDTWAGHPRGPPIVVHCSAGIGRTGTFCTLDICISRLEDTGTVDIRGTVEKIRAQRAYSIQMPDQYVFCHRALAEYALSKGMLSPQHLSMLPPPIEEDSD; this comes from the exons GCTACAAAGGAATTTATAGAAGCTGTGAACAGATGTAGAGCCGGTAGACGAGCTGGGCCAGTATCCTGGAGCACGGCGGTCAAATTTTTAGCGGCACGGAAGTTCGAGGTTCAGCGCGCTTTAGCTTTGTACGAGCAGCACGAAGCTACCAGGAGGAGAGAAGGATTAGCAGTCCTCTATCCCACTCAGGAACCTTTACTCAGCGAGCTATACACAGGAAAATTTACTGTTCTG ccaTCAAGAGACGCAACAGGTGCAGCGATAGCTATTTTCACCGCGCATTTACATCTTCCGCAGAACACTACACATCAAACAACTTTACAG GGTGTTGTATATCAGTTGGACGCTGCCCTTGAAAGTGCAGAAACGCAGAAGCATGGActagtttttatttatgacATGTCCGACAGCAAGTATCAAAATTTTGATTACGACCTGTCTCAGAAAATTCTGACACTTTTAAAG GGTGGCTATccggcgaaattaaaaaaggtcTTGATAGTAACGGCGCCGCTGTGGTTCAAGGCGCCCTTCAAGATCCTGCGATTATTCGTTCGTGAAAAACTGAGGGACCGAGTGTTCACAGTATCTATCCCTCAGTTGACATTGCATATCCCACGAGAATCATTACCACATCGTTTAGGCGGCACGTTGGAGGTACAGCATGAAGCATGGCTGCTACATTGTCTTAAATCCATGACGAACCGAGGCGGGGGTGAACTTTGTGAG GTCACCCCAAGAGTGGGTACACCTGTATCGCCCACGGCAAACGACAACGCAGTTCATCAAAATCCGAATGGAACTACCACGCACAGTAGTTCGACTAGTCCTATAATTGATAAGAGCAAACAGGTGAAAAATGGTGTGTCGAATATCGGCGACATCGAAATCACCACAGCAAACGCTGATGCTTGGATTGGTACCGATGAGGCGCCATCCCCAGTTCAGCCTCCGTCCTCAGCCAGTTCTGGCTTTAGCGACGATGATAGTCTTCACGGGGATCCTGGGCTACAGGCTGTCACTATGGAGCAATTTATAGCAGATATACATTCACGAGGGCGCGCTGGTCTCATAGCGGAATATGCAGAAATTAGACAGAGACCACCGGACGGTTCATTTAATAATGCAAA GTTAAGGTCTAATCAATCAAAGAATCGTTACACCGATGTGCTTTGTTACGATCACAGCAGAGTTTGTCTTTCACAAATAGACGGGGATGCGACGTCTGACTATATAAATGCGAATTTTGTCGACGGTTACAAGCAAAAGAATGCATTTATTAGTACTCAGGGCCCTCTTCCGAAAACCTGCGGTGATTTTTGGAGGATGATTTGGGAACAGCAAACGTTAGTCATCGTCATGACTACAAG AGTGGTAGAAAGAGGGCGTACAAAGTGCGCGCAGTATTGGGGTCCGGAACCAGGTGATGAAGTACAAGCGGGTGGCTTCACCGTAACCACCCTCGAAGTTGATACAAATCCAGATTACACAATATCCATGCTTCTCCTTACAAACAATAAG ACTGATGAAACGAGGGAAGTTTGCCATATGTTGTACACAGTGTGGCCAGATTACGGTGTTCCTCAATCGGCTAAAGCTTTACTACAGTTCTTGTCTTTAGTTAGGCAACAGCAGAGCAAGTTACTCGCTAGTAGAGGAGACACATGGGCCGGACATCCTCGAGGACCACCTATAGTTGTACATTGCAGCGCTGGCATCGGAAGAACAG GCACATTTTGCACCTTAGACATTTGCATATCGCGTCTGGAGGACACTGGAACCGTAGACATACGAGGAACTGTCGAGAAAATCCGAGCACAGAGGGCCTACAGTATTCAAATGCCAGATCAGTACGTCTTTTGCCACCGTGCTTTGGCGGAATACGCACTTTCCAAAGGAATGCTTAGTCCGCAGCATCTCTCCATGTTACCTCCACCGATTGAAGAGGATTCTGATTAA
- the Ptpmeg2 gene encoding tyrosine-protein phosphatase non-receptor type 9 isoform X2 yields MSDSKYQNFDYDLSQKILTLLKGGYPAKLKKVLIVTAPLWFKAPFKILRLFVREKLRDRVFTVSIPQLTLHIPRESLPHRLGGTLEVQHEAWLLHCLKSMTNRGGGELCEVTPRVGTPVSPTANDNAVHQNPNGTTTHSSSTSPIIDKSKQVKNGVSNIGDIEITTANADAWIGTDEAPSPVQPPSSASSGFSDDDSLHGDPGLQAVTMEQFIADIHSRGRAGLIAEYAEIRQRPPDGSFNNAKLRSNQSKNRYTDVLCYDHSRVCLSQIDGDATSDYINANFVDGYKQKNAFISTQGPLPKTCGDFWRMIWEQQTLVIVMTTRVVERGRTKCAQYWGPEPGDEVQAGGFTVTTLEVDTNPDYTISMLLLTNNKTDETREVCHMLYTVWPDYGVPQSAKALLQFLSLVRQQQSKLLASRGDTWAGHPRGPPIVVHCSAGIGRTGTFCTLDICISRLEDTGTVDIRGTVEKIRAQRAYSIQMPDQYVFCHRALAEYALSKGMLSPQHLSMLPPPIEEDSD; encoded by the exons ATGTCCGACAGCAAGTATCAAAATTTTGATTACGACCTGTCTCAGAAAATTCTGACACTTTTAAAG GGTGGCTATccggcgaaattaaaaaaggtcTTGATAGTAACGGCGCCGCTGTGGTTCAAGGCGCCCTTCAAGATCCTGCGATTATTCGTTCGTGAAAAACTGAGGGACCGAGTGTTCACAGTATCTATCCCTCAGTTGACATTGCATATCCCACGAGAATCATTACCACATCGTTTAGGCGGCACGTTGGAGGTACAGCATGAAGCATGGCTGCTACATTGTCTTAAATCCATGACGAACCGAGGCGGGGGTGAACTTTGTGAG GTCACCCCAAGAGTGGGTACACCTGTATCGCCCACGGCAAACGACAACGCAGTTCATCAAAATCCGAATGGAACTACCACGCACAGTAGTTCGACTAGTCCTATAATTGATAAGAGCAAACAGGTGAAAAATGGTGTGTCGAATATCGGCGACATCGAAATCACCACAGCAAACGCTGATGCTTGGATTGGTACCGATGAGGCGCCATCCCCAGTTCAGCCTCCGTCCTCAGCCAGTTCTGGCTTTAGCGACGATGATAGTCTTCACGGGGATCCTGGGCTACAGGCTGTCACTATGGAGCAATTTATAGCAGATATACATTCACGAGGGCGCGCTGGTCTCATAGCGGAATATGCAGAAATTAGACAGAGACCACCGGACGGTTCATTTAATAATGCAAA GTTAAGGTCTAATCAATCAAAGAATCGTTACACCGATGTGCTTTGTTACGATCACAGCAGAGTTTGTCTTTCACAAATAGACGGGGATGCGACGTCTGACTATATAAATGCGAATTTTGTCGACGGTTACAAGCAAAAGAATGCATTTATTAGTACTCAGGGCCCTCTTCCGAAAACCTGCGGTGATTTTTGGAGGATGATTTGGGAACAGCAAACGTTAGTCATCGTCATGACTACAAG AGTGGTAGAAAGAGGGCGTACAAAGTGCGCGCAGTATTGGGGTCCGGAACCAGGTGATGAAGTACAAGCGGGTGGCTTCACCGTAACCACCCTCGAAGTTGATACAAATCCAGATTACACAATATCCATGCTTCTCCTTACAAACAATAAG ACTGATGAAACGAGGGAAGTTTGCCATATGTTGTACACAGTGTGGCCAGATTACGGTGTTCCTCAATCGGCTAAAGCTTTACTACAGTTCTTGTCTTTAGTTAGGCAACAGCAGAGCAAGTTACTCGCTAGTAGAGGAGACACATGGGCCGGACATCCTCGAGGACCACCTATAGTTGTACATTGCAGCGCTGGCATCGGAAGAACAG GCACATTTTGCACCTTAGACATTTGCATATCGCGTCTGGAGGACACTGGAACCGTAGACATACGAGGAACTGTCGAGAAAATCCGAGCACAGAGGGCCTACAGTATTCAAATGCCAGATCAGTACGTCTTTTGCCACCGTGCTTTGGCGGAATACGCACTTTCCAAAGGAATGCTTAGTCCGCAGCATCTCTCCATGTTACCTCCACCGATTGAAGAGGATTCTGATTAA